From the genome of Saccopteryx bilineata isolate mSacBil1 chromosome 6, mSacBil1_pri_phased_curated, whole genome shotgun sequence, one region includes:
- the LZTS3 gene encoding leucine zipper putative tumor suppressor 3: MAKLETLPVRADSGRDPLLAFAPRPSELGPPDPRLAMGSVGSGATHAQEFAMKSVGTRTGGGGSQGSFPGPRAGGSGPGRERPGRYPSEDKALANSLYLNGELRGSDHTDVCGNVVGSSGGSSSSSSSDKAPPQYREPSHPPKLLATSGKLDQCSEPLVRPSAFKPVVPKNFHSMQNLCPPQTSGTPEGRQGPGGLKGGLDKSRTMTPAGGGGGGLSDSGRNSLTSLPTYSSSYSQHLAPLSASTSHINRIGTASYGSGSGSASSGGGSGYQDLAASDSGRASSKSGSSSSVGRPGHLGSGEGGGGGLPFAACSPPSPSALIQDLEERLWEKEQEVAALRRSLEQSEVAVAQVLEERQKAWERELAELRQGCSGKLQQVARRAQRAQQGLQLQVLRLQQDKKQLQEEAARLMRQREELEDKVAACQKEQADFLPRMEETKWEVCQKAGEISLLKQQLKDSQADVSQKLSEIVGLRSQLREGRASLREKEEQLLSLRDSFGSKQASLELAEAELPAACLKPALTPVDAPEPQDALATCESDEAKMRRQAGVAAAASSVSLDGEVEAGGESGTRALRREVGRLQAELAAERRARERQGASFAEERRVWLEEKEKVIEYQKQLQLSYVEMYQRNQQLERRLRERGAAGGASTPTPQHGEEKKAWTPSRLERIESTEI, translated from the exons ATGGCGAAGCTGGAGACCCTGCCTGTGCGCGCTGACTCAGGGCGGGACCCCCTCCTGGCCTTTGCCCCGCGGCCCTCTGAACTCGGACCCCCAGACCCTCGCCTGGCCATGGGCAGTGTGGGCAGTGGGGCGACCCATGCCCAGGAGTTCGCCATGAAGAGCGTGGGCACCCgcacggggggtgggggcagccaggGCAGTTTCCCCGGCCCCCGCGCTGGTGGTAGTGGGCCTGGCAGGGAGAGGCCAGGCCGCTACCCTTCCGAGGACAAAGCTCTCGCCAATTCCCTCTACCTCAATGGCGAGCTGCGGGGCAGTGACCACACAGACGTCTGTGGCAATGTGGTGGGCagcagcggcggcagcagcagtagcagcagcagtgaCAAGGCCCCACCCCAGTATCGTGAGCCCAGCCACCCACCCAAGCTCCTGGCCACCTCTGGCAAACTAGACCAG TGCTCAGAGCCACTAGTCCGGCCTTCAGCCTTCAAGCCGGTTGTACCCAAGAACTTCCACTCCATGCAGAACTTGTGTCCCCCACAGACCAGCGGGACCCCTGAGGGACGACAGGGTCCCGGTGGCCTCAAGGGTGGACTGGACAAGTCTCGGACCATGACCCCAGCAGGTGGGGGCGGAGGCGGCCTCTCCGACTCAGGCCGGAACTCACTGACGAGCCTGCCCACCTACAGCTCTAGCTATAGCCAGCACCTGGCGCCCCTCAGTGCCTCCACCAGCCACATCAATCGCATCGGCACTGCCAGCTACGGCAGCGGGAGCGGCAGTGCCAGCAGCGGTGGTGGGTCGGGCTACCAGGACCTGGCAGCCTCCGACAGTGGGCGGGCCTCCAGCAAGAGCGGGTCGTCCTCCTCCGTGGGGCGGCCTGGCCACCTGGGATCGGGCGAGGGCGGAGGTGGAGGCCTGCCGTTCGCGGCCTGCTCGCCGCCCTCGCCCAGCGCTCTGATCCAGGATCTGGAGGAGCGGCtgtgggagaaggagcaggaggtgGCCGCCCTGCGGCGGAGCCTGGAGCAGAGCGAGGTGGCggtggcccaggtgctggaggAGCGGCAGAAGGCCTGGGAGCGCGAGCTGGCCGAGCTGCGGCAGGGCTGCAGCGGGAAGCTGCAGCAGGTGGCCCGCCGCGCCCAGCGCGCCCAGCAGGGCCTGCAGCTGCAGGTGCTGCGGCTGCAGCAGGACAAGaagcagctgcaggaggaggcGGCCCGGCTGATGCGGCAGCGGGAAGAGCTCGAGGACAAGGTGGCCGCCTGCCAGAAGGAGCAGGCCGATTTCCTGCCCCGGATGGAGGAGACTAAGTGGGAG gtGTGCCAGAAGGCCGGGGAGATCTCCCTCCTCAAGCAGCAGCTGAAGGACTCGCAGGCCGACGTGTCCCAGAAGCTGAGTGAGATCGTGGGGCTGCGCTCGCAGCTGCGCGAGGGCCGGGCCTCGCTGCGGGAGAAGGAGGAGCAACTGCTCAGCCTGAGGGACTCCTTCGGCAGCAAGCAGGCCAGCCTGGAGCTGGCCGAGGCCGAGCTGCCCGCCGCCTGCCTCAAGCCGGCGCTGACCCCCGTGGACGCCCCCGAGCCGCAGGACGCGCTCGCCACCTGCGAGAGCGACGAGGCCAAGATGCGCCGGCAGGCCGGGGtggccgccgccgcctcctcggTCTCCTTGGATGGGGAGGTGGAGGCGGGCGGGGAGAGCGGGACCAGGGCCCTGCGACGGGAGGTGGGGCGGCTGCAGGCCGAGCTGGCGGCGGAGCGGCGGGCTCGCGAGCGCCAGGGGGCCAGCTTCGCAGAGGAGCGCCGCGTGtggctggaggagaaggagaaggtcaTCGAGTACCAGAAGCAGCTGCAGCTGAGCTACGTGGAGATGTACCAGCGCAACCAGCAGCTGGAGCGGCGGCTGCGGGAACGCGGGGCTGCGGGGGGTGCCAGCACACCCACCCCCCAGCACGGCGAGGAGAAGAAAGCCTGGACCCCCTCCCGCCTCGAACGCATCGAGTCCACAGAAATCTGA